TGAGAGTTTGACAATGACCTTAAAGGAGGCAAGAGTGATTTATACGATCGGGTATCAGAAATCAAATCTTAAACATATAATCAGCATTATGGATGCAAAGGACATCGGCCTCTTGGTCGATGTCCGCTCCGTCCCTTATTCCAGAGTCCCTGTGAAGTATGAGTTCAATAAGAACAGGCTGATCGAAGAGCTTAAAGAAAGATATTTGTGGGTCGGTGATATCTGCGGCGGGAAATCCGGGAACCCGGTACCGCAGAAATGTATCAACGAGATTATCCGCCTGCATAAGGGCAGGGGCTTCAATCTTTTGCTTATGTGCATGGAGAATCATCCGTGTGACTGTCACAGGCTATATGATATTTCCAGAAGGCTTGTGAAGGCAGGAGAAGTTCCTGTGCATCTGTTTGATGGCAATGAGGTAGAGATGCATGTGCTGTCAGAAAGATTCTGTAAAGAGAGGGGGGATAAGAGACGTGAAAAACGATAGAGAGCTTCCGATAAACAAAGTATTCCCTAACCCGAACCAGCCCAGGAAGGAGTTTGATCAGGAAAAGCTGGAAGGGCTTGCAATGAATATCAAAGAGTATGGTGTATTGCAGGCGATAGTGACGACTCCACGGACTGACCCCTTGCATGGTGAGGGGTTCATGATAATAGCAGGGGAGAGGCGTTACAGGGCTTCACTCTTGGCAGGGCTTAAGACTATCCCATCAAAGGTCATTGAGGCGGATGATGCGCTTGTTGAGGAGCTGGCGCTGCTTGAGAACATACAGCGTCAGGACCTTAATATCATCGAGGAGGCAAAGGCATTTGAGGCTCTCTTAAAACGTAAAGGCTGGAACAAAGAGAAGCTTGCCAAAAAGATGGGGTTCAAACAGGTATGGAGAGTAGACGAGAGACTGAGCCTGTTGAAGCTGACAGGCGAGCATCAAGATATGGTCATTAAAGGGGAGATAACACCTTCTCAGGCTTTTGAAATGAGCAGGGTCTCTTCAGAGAAGCAGGAACTTATCCTAAGGAAGATCCGTGCCGGCGGTCTTGATTCATACAACAGGCTCAGGTCCTTCGTAGAGGGGCTTATTGATATGGACAATCAAGCCAAAATGTTTGAGCTAACCTCTCTATCCTCTGAGGAGAAAAAGAGCATAGACGACTTCAGAGGGCTTATCAGCAACATTGAGAGGGCAATCGGCACACTACAGGTCAAGCACTTAAAGAAGCTCAGCCTTCATTCCGATATCAGCGCAGAGAGGATCGACCTCATTATCAGTTCGTTGATGAAGATCAGGAAGTCTGTACTGGCAGGAGAGGGGTTCAAGAAGGCAATGGAAGAAGCGGCGTAAAGGGGCGTATAGCCCAGAAGGGGGTTGGTCCATACCAATCCCCTTTTTTCATGTCGAATGTTAGTTAGGTTAGCGTTTTAAGAACGCCAGATTTTTATTGACAACCCTTTTAAACATAAGTTAACGTTGGTATAAAATATGGTTATGTTTAATATGGATGAATTCAATAAATCAACAAAAAATTCAATAACAATTGAATTTGATCAGGCTATTTATACTCTAAAAGCTATCAAGCGAGCAATTTCTGATTTTAGCGAGAGAGCCAATAGTACTATTGAAAATATATCTCAAGGAACAATTCGCGTTCTTATCTTTCCCATTCAAAACAAATCATTTAATCCTGCAGACATTGAAAGAGATTTTGAACGTCTTGTTTTCGATAATCAAATCAATATAGAGGTTGAAGAAGATTTTAGAGATATAAGAAACATAATTGTAGCTCAAGCATTTTTCCCTTGTGATAATATTGAGAAAATAGTGGATAAACTTGATCATGAAGGGAATATATAAATTTCTTCCATTTAGATTCACACGTATCAATGACAGTGTTTTACTTGCCAATGATGTTGGTGATTACTATTTTCTTAAAGAAAAAACCTTTAAACAGTTTGTCAAGAAACAAATTGATATTAACAGTCAAGATTATTTCGACCTCCAGTCGAAATTTATGGCTTACCACGAATATCTTCCAGAGACAATTGATCTTTTGGCAACAAGATATCGGACAAAAAAAAGGTTTTTATACGACTTTACTTCCCTTCATATGTTTGTTGTTACACACAGATGCAATAATAAGTGTTCATATTGCCATGCTTCTTCAGATGACGAATCTTTGTCTAAAGAATATGATATGAATCTTGAAACTGCCAAGAAATGTGTCAATTTAGCCTTTCAAAGTCCATCATCGAATATAAAAATAGAGTTCCAGGGTGGCGAACCTCTTCTTGCTTTTGATGCAGTAAAAAATATTGTCGAATACGCTAATGAAATAAATGAAACTATCAAAAAAAATGTGGATTTTGTCATTTGCACGAACCTAACCACAATTACTTCATCACAAATGGATTACCTCAAAAAGAATAATATACTGATATCTACCTCTTTAGATGGACCGCCTGAAATCCATGATAAGTGCCGTAGAACCAGAAGGGATACGAATACTCATTACATGGTAATTGAGAATCTTTCTTGGGCAATGAATATACTTGGACGAGATAAGGTTACAGCGTTAACAACAGTTACACCTTATAATATCAACAAACTCCATGATGTTATTGATGAATACCTTCGACATGGACTTATATCTATTTTCTTGAGAATGATTAATCCGTATGGCTCTGCTATCAAAAACTGGGATACAATTGGGTATACCCATGATGAATTTGTAAAATATTATAAAGAAGCTCTGGACTATATTATTCAATTAAACATAGCGGGCCAATATTTTCCTGAAGAATTTGCAACTTTATTACTTACTAAAATCATGACACCATTTGCTACAGGTTTTGTCGATCTCCAGTCTCCAACAGGTGTTGGTATCGGCGGTGTTATATATGAGGTAAATGGTGACGTATTTGCGGCTGATGAAGCCAGAATGCTTGCAAAGATGACTGGCGATAAAACATTTTGTTTAGGCAATGCGCATACAGATAGCTGGCATAAAATATTTTGTAGTCCGAAACTGAAAAGTATTGTTTCAAATTCGTGTATAGAAGCCATTCCAGGCTGTGCTTGGTGCGTCTATCAACCATACTGTGGAAATGACCCTATAAGAAACCATACCCAGCATGGTCATTTTATTGGTAACAGTGCGAGAACTGATTTTTGCCATAAGCACAAAGCAATTTTCAATATTATATTTGAATACCTTCAAAGAAATGATTCAAGCATTATAAATGTATTTTGGTCATGGGTTACTCGGCGAAACACATTTGAAATGAACAATAATATTATTTCTTCTTGATAACATGAGATCATTTAAAACAATTACAAATAATAATAAAATGTGTATTTGCAAAATAACGTCAAAGTGCGTTGATGCGAATGGGACAATTTCATACTTTGCGTCTATGTCAAATGGCAACACATGCATAATCCTTGAAGCAAGAGCGTACACGCCAGAGAACTATACAGGTTTTGTATATAGAATTTATGATGATAATCAAGCCTTAGATGTTGGAGATATAGTGCGCTTTGAAGAAACTGGACATGGCACTGTTATATACGAAAATAAGTCTTTCTCTAATGCGATTTTCCTTACTGAAAAATGTAACTGTAGATGTATAATGTGTCCACAGCCTCCAAAAAGCATCGATAATTTTGATCATATTAATTTATCACGCAACACCCTTTCTTTGTTGGATTCTGAAACAGAAGTAATAGGCATAACTGGCGGAGAGCCTACAATGGTATGGGAAGACTTAATGGAAGTTCTGACAATATGTCGAACTAAACTTCCCAAAACCTCTATTCAACTTTTGACCAATGCCAGAGTATTGAAAGACTTCGGCAAGACTCAAGAATTATCTATTGCTGGCGGCAAAAACCTGATTGTTTGTATTCCAGTTTATGCTGATGTTTATTCAATTCATGATAAAATAGTTAGTGTTAAAGGAGCTTTTTGGGAAACAATTAACGGTATTTATAACTTAGAAAGGCTTAATATTAAAATTGAGTTACGTACTGTAATTTCAAAATTGAATTATTCTCGTCTTACTAATTGGAGTGAATTTATTTATCGAAACCTTCCATTTGTAAGTCATATCGCCTTAATGGGCTTAGAGCCAACTGGTTTGGCGTTAAAAAACATAGACGAGGTTTGGATTGACCCACTGGAATATATGCCGATGCTTGAAGAAGCAACTAAATTGTTATATCAACGCAATATGAACGTGTCGATTTATAATCATCAGCTATGCACATTGCCAAAGAAACTTTGGGGATTTTCAAAAAAAAGCATATCCGAATGGAAGAATATTTATTTAATTGAGTGTATAGCTTGTAATAAGAAAAATGAGTGCGGAGGTTTTTTTAAATCTTCAGAGAAGATAAGAGGGCGTAATATTAGCCCATTTATATAAACAATTTTATAATTCAAGGAGAGGTGATATTATGTCAAAGAAAATGTTCTTAAAGATTTGGGCAGGTGTTTTATCTTCATTGTCATTATCAGCTACTGAGAGTGTTGCAGATCTACAAATATACCAAAGAGAACCGGCTAATGATAAATTTGAAATAATTATGGAATCAAGCAAACCAGATATCTTTCTCAAACATGCAAAAGAAACTTACTCTGATTCTATGCTATTTGCAGGGCACAGAAGTCACCGTAGCCATCAAAGTCATTATTCATCTTATTCAAATCCTGACAAAACAACTAACACCTCAACTAAATCTACTGAAAAAACAATATATACTCCCTCTACAAACCCAGACACTACAACATCTCCTGAAAATTCAATATATACACCCTCTACAAATCAAAACACTAATACATCAAAGAAATTAAAGGAACTAAATTCTACTGATATAAAGATGATTCAATTTTCACTGAACCTTCTTGGATTTAGTGCTAATAAAGTTGATGGGATAATGAGTAGTGGCACTAAATCTGCTATTGAGAAATTTCAAACCAGCGAGAATCTCACCGTATCTGGTAAGATGGACGGTCAGACATGTTTGTTTTTAGCTCGTAAGCTTAAAGAGAACTTCCCAGACAATGCTGATGCAAAGGCGGTACATACTCATCTTATGAGTCTCTATATGAAATTAGAAAGTAGCACATTGGAAATCACTAATTAGTTCAGGAGAATTACAAAAACAATGAAGCATATTAATAAAATAATAAGTGTAAATTTATTACTCTTTATTTTATTGTATGGAACGCTTCTGTCTTTTGCAGTAACTCCTACTTCATGGTCAGGAAAAGTAATAGAGGTTCTTGACGGAGACATTATCAAAGTGCTCCATGAGAACCATGAAGAAACTATTATTTTAGCTGAAGTTGACTGTCCAAAAGTTGACCAGCCATTCGGAAGCATCGCAAAAAACTTTACTTCATATTTGAGTCTTGGAAAAATAATTACAGTAAAGCCAGTCGGTACTGATGGCAATAGTCATATTGTTGCTCACATAATTCTTCCTGATAGACATGATCTGAATGAGGACTTAGTAGAGGCAGGCTTAGCTTGGGTATTACCATCAACTTCAACTAAAAATGCGTTATTAGATAAAGAAGCACAAGCTCGTTCTGATAAACTTGGGATTTGGTCTGAAACAAATCCTATTCCACCATGGGAGTGGAATATAAATATCCGCCAGGCTGAAAACGAAAGACTGCTATCTAACATCCAGGAAACGTCACCTTTATCAAAAGATGAAATTAATACTTCTATTAGTCAGAACCTAAAATATGAATCTGATGAAAAAGACAGTTTTGTAATCTATCGTGGTTTTGTTGTGAACTTTAATTGTCTTAAAAAAGGTCCAAATTTTACCATACATAGACTTACGGCAGAACAAATATCTACGGATCATGGCGAAAAAGCTAAAAGAAGAAGCAGTTTTTTTATAGACGACCATCATTTAAAATCATGTTCCGCAACAAACAATGATTACAAGAAAAGTGGGTACGATCGTGGGCATATGGTTCCGGCTGGTGATTTTTACTGGAATCAATTACTGAAAAATGAAACTTTCGTTTTAACGAACATTTCTCCGCAAAGTCCAAACCTTAATAGAGGTATTTGGGTATTCTTGGAGAATACAATTAGAGATAGAGTTACCAAAACAAGGCATACATTCTATATAATCACTGGCGTTATATATAGTGAGACTAAAAGCGATGTTATGGGACTTAGTAAGGTCGAGGTGCCCGATTCATTTTACAAAATTATTTTTGATTCTGATAATAATGAAATGTATGGTTTCTTAATAAATAATGACTTAGACTCCTATGATAGGTCTTTAAAAAGTTATCAGGTTAGCATCGACTATATTGAAAAATTAGCTAATGAAGATTTCTTTGATAACCTACCTGACATGCTTGAAAACTCCATAGAATCCTCAACAATCTATTTAAATTAATATGAATTATGGCCTTGAATAAATGTTGTACCAGCCTTGCCCTTAGTATGGTCCTTTCTCTTTTTATTGCCAATCCATTTGTAATCTATCTCCTCTTTAAACAAGTATCTATTTCCATGATCGTTTTTGCAATCGTTTTTATCATGATATATACAACACATTATTTCTATAGCGATGCAAAATGGTTCTTTATATATTTATTGAACTTCATAGTCATTCTATCAATTTTCTTATACTTTGAAGTTGTATTTAGGTATGCATTTCAGGAATATATAATCAAAGATTTGTATATAGCGAAATCGAAGTATTATTTCAACAAACCCAATTTAAATGAACCTCTAATAGATAGTGAATATAAATCACTATACCGCACTAATAATCAAGGTTATCGTATCGGTATATCAACTCCCATGGATAAGGAGTTGAAAGCATGTGACTGGATATTCTTAGGTGATTCTTTTACGCAAGGAGCACAAGTTGAATTTGAACAACTATACACTTCGATGTTATATAGGTATTTCCCCAATAAAATAATACTTAACGCTGGCGTTAGTGGCTTTGGAATCGCAGAGGAATATTATTTGCTCAAAGATTTAACCGCGGAAATAAAACCTAAAAAGGTTTTTTTGCAATTAGGTAGTTTTAATGATTTTGTGAACGTTGAAATTAAATCGCGAAGCATATCAGATTATATAATGCAATATTCTGATCTGTTTAGATATTTACTGTATGGATTAAAGTATCAACGTTCTGATGACTTGCCATTAGGAAGGTGGACAGAGCCGTTTCATATATCTGAGAACGACAATATTGACTTTAATATATTTTATAATAAGTCATCTCCGCAGAAAGAAGCAGATATTGAGGCACTAAAAAAGTATTTTGTTCTTTTAAATCAAGAAGTAGAAAAAGCAGGAGCGGAGTTGATTTTAATTATTCTTCCATCAAAGGAGCAGGTCTATCCAAGATATTTTGATGAAGTCATTAAAACTTTTAAGATTAATATTGAATATTTAGACATGAATAAGCCTAATAAAATATTAACTGACTTGGCTAACTCATTGGGAGTTAGAGTTATAGATTTAACCAAAGAGTATAAAAAACTTCCTAATGAAGTTTTCTTAGTAAAAGATGAACATTTAAATGCATATGGGCATTCAGTGACCGCTGATATCATTGCAAATAAAATGAAAACCGAAGAAGCTATGAACGTTAAAATATTAGGATCGCATTCAATGACCGAACGGTATCCATCGTATACGAAAAATGGAACAAAATTAATCTATCAAGCATTACGTGAAGGAAAATTTGAAATAATGGAAGATGATATCATTTATGGTACAGAACAAAGAGTAACCTATGGCGGTGCTGACAAGCTTCACCCAACATTTTCGCCAAATAATGAGTTGATAGCATATACAGAAGGAGATCCATCATCACTCAGAAGTAAGATTGCAATTCTCGATGTAACTAATTCACACAAGACATTAATTACAAATAAGGAAAACCAATTTGGAGCTATTCCAATGTTCTCAAGTAATGGTAAATTAATCACATATGCCCAATGGCATTATGATCCTCGACTAACATATTATTCACTGCCACAAATAGTTTACTCCGAATTAAACGGGGATCATGAGACGGTTATTACAAATAATGATTTTGAAAGCTGGAGACCAGTTTTTTCAAAAGACTCACAGTCAATATTTTATATATCAAGACGTAATGAGAATTTTGATATTTATAGATATGATCTTATATCTCATATAGAAATGAATCTTACAAATACTCCATATGATGAATGGGACCCGAGCATTTCATTTGATGGAAATAAAATTGTTTTTGCTGCTCATAAATATGGGAATTGGGATTTATTTGAAATGAGTATAAAGGGAGAAAATATTAGACAGTTAACCTTTACCGTTGGAGATGAATGGGATCCAAGCTATTCGCCAGACGGCAGTAATGTTGTTTTTGCTGGTGATTTTGGTTTTTTGGGCGGAATATATGAATATTCTCTTAATGAGCATTAATACACTGTATTTTGTAGTTGTATTTTATTATCTACACTAATTTGAAGGCCAGAAAAAAAGGACATGTCTTATGTTAATTGTTATACTAAAAAGGAGAAGCCATGTACTGCACGAATTTTAGTAATCAAGTCGACGTAAAGGCGGGCGGCAAGTGCCAGGCAGCTAAACGCTATGCTTAAAAGGAAAACTTACATGAGATTATTGCAGGTAAATTTCTTTGTTGTGATTCTCGCCTTGTCTATAGTCAGTTGCGAGAAAAGCCCTGTTGAGGAATTGCAAGAGAAGGCAACCATTTGGATCAATACACTCCATTCCCTCACAGGGGATGAACAGCATGATGTCAAGGCAATAGAGGAATTCATTGAACCATCGTCAGTTCGTGGTGAAAGAGCAAAGGAATACTACATTGAATGGACGAAGGATACGTCGTATAAAGTGATAGCGGGCTCTGTAGATGAGGTGTTAGTTGAAACAGATGGAATTAAAGGAATGGTCCGATATAGTATGGTTTATGAAGACTCGTCAGGACAAAGACAGGTGATTTCGCAACGCACAAAATGGAAGATGGTAGACGGAGTATGGTATCGCATTATTGAAATGCCTGACATAAGAAGATAATTTATCTACGAATTCGTTTTAATCTCTTTTAAAAAATAAAATAAATAAAAGATTTTCCTCCGATATCACCCAGAAATAGCAACGAGCATATTATGATATTTAGTAAACATAATTCCTTTATTGTTACATGGTTAATGTCCGCCTTATAATAATACCTTTCAATCCAGTCGAACGTTTCATTTAAAAAGAAAAATATAAGTAATAATAAATATGTAATTAATTCAAGTTGAGAAATACCCTGTATTTTAAATATTGACCATAAGTTATATGTATCATTAGGAATAAGATCAGCAAGTGAGAACATATCAGACATGATAGTTTTGATTATATAGGTTGCACTTGTAAGATTATTTGCTCGGAAGAAAATCCAGCCCAAAGAAACCAAATTAAAGGTTACAATTGTTTTAATTAACTTATGTAATTTATCATATTTATTTAAACCAATTTTCTCAGCAATATATTCTCTAACATTGGCAGTCATGACGCCAGACACATAAAATAGACCATGTATTGCTCCCCATATAACAAAGTTTAAACTTGCACCATGCCATAATCCACTAACTAAAAAAACAATCATTATATTTCTATACCATCTATAAGTAGATACAGTATTGCCACCTAGAGGAATATATATATAATCCTTAAACCAAGACATTAGCGTTATGTGCCATCTTTTCCAAAAATCTGCAATTGATGTTGCAAGGTAGGGTTTTTGGAAATTTTCTGATAGCCTGTATCCAAATAGTTGTGCTGTGCCAATAGCAATGTCACAGTATCCTGAAAAATCACAATATATTTGGAAGGCAAATATATATGTTGTAAGCAGGAAAGTAAATCCGTTATTCCCATATGGATTGCCATAAACCAAATCAACTATTAAAGCTAATTTGTCAGCTATAACAATTTTTTTAAAAAGACCCCAAAGAATCCGTTTAACACCATTTAGAACTGCATTTAAATTTATTGTCGGCAAGTTATTAAATTGAGGAAGCAAATTGTCTGCTCGTTCTATTGGCCCAGCAAGAAGTTTTGGGAAAAAGGAAATATATAAGGCGAATTTACTGAACTGCTTTTCAGGAATATACTTCTTATTATATATATCAAGGCAGTATGAAATAGCTTGAAAAGTATAGAATGAGATACCAATGGGTAAAGTGATATTATGAATGTTGTAAAAAGATGGGATACCAAAAGAGGGAATTATAATTTTCACAAATCTCAAGAATAAATCTAAGTACTTAAAAATAAAGAGCAACCCTATATTTGAGAATAAAACAAAAAATAGCCAAAACTTCTTTTTGAGGCCTTCAGACGAAATAATTTTTTGACTACCTAAATAGGTTGTAACCGTAGAAAATAGAATTAAAATTATGTATATTGGTTCCGAATAAACATAAAAGAAATAGCTTGCTACCAGAAGAATAATCCAACGACATTTAGAATTAACGAGAAAATAACATGCTAATACTATTGAAAGAAAGATTAAATATTCTGTAGAGTTAAATGGCATGAATATTTTGGGGGGACTGTCTCAGCCAACTTCGCAACCTCATTTATCCCCAGTAATAATTATATACGAATAATTAGTAAGAATTTATTAACGGATTTAGCTTTTATTAAAATTATATAAATCATAACTTTAATAGCTGAAATCTGTTAATTATATTCTGACGATTATGAAATTTATTGTGTTGCGCTGTTTGCATATTATTTTGATATGAGCTGGGCTTATCGTATAACATAAATATTGAATATCCATAACTTGGTCGTTTTTATTGTTATTTGATGTTTTTGAGAAATTGTAACCTATCACTCCCCCCCCACGCCACAGCGTGTCATTATTTTTAAACCATATCTTGAAAAATCCCTGTTATATCTCTATGATTTTATTTAGATAATCAAGTTATATACACTTTTGGAGGCACATGATGCCCGGTTCTCCGCTTAATAGCGGGGCAGCCGGGCATTTTTTGTTATGGCTGAAAAAGATAACGCATCAACAGACAAAGAGAAAGAGCAGAAGCTGAGAGAGCTTTCCCCTGAAATGCTTCTTCTTAAGCTGAAGTCTAATGTTGCCAAGAAGCTGGCTGCCGGCGAGACAGGCCTCACCAATGACATCAAACAGATCCGTGACCTTGAAGAGACGTTAAAAAAGGCCTCAGGCGGAGATGCACCAGAGACGGAAGAATTCGGGATCCCTGAGCGTTTCAAGGTGAAGAGACGTTCTTATACATTGTCTAAGGCTGCTGTTGAGCAGAGGCGCAAGGCCCAGAAAAAAGCAACTGAGGCGATGCAGAAGCAAGGCGCCTCCACAGGGCCCAAGACTGATGCCGGCAAAAAAGCAAGCCGTCATAACGCATGGAAGCATGGCTCATATGCCGACAGCCTTTTCAGTCGCCTGACACGCCCCTGTAAAAAGACATGCCCTGATTATCCATGTGTCCTGATCGAAGGCGGCAATACCGCCCCTGGACAACCCTGCATGGATGCAGAGTATCTGTACGAGGCATTTATGGCTATTCTCGATGCCGTCAAGAATAACAATTATGACGACTTCAACAGTATGGCTGCACTGACTACATCT
The sequence above is a segment of the Thermodesulfovibrionia bacterium genome. Coding sequences within it:
- a CDS encoding ParB/RepB/Spo0J family partition protein: MKNDRELPINKVFPNPNQPRKEFDQEKLEGLAMNIKEYGVLQAIVTTPRTDPLHGEGFMIIAGERRYRASLLAGLKTIPSKVIEADDALVEELALLENIQRQDLNIIEEAKAFEALLKRKGWNKEKLAKKMGFKQVWRVDERLSLLKLTGEHQDMVIKGEITPSQAFEMSRVSSEKQELILRKIRAGGLDSYNRLRSFVEGLIDMDNQAKMFELTSLSSEEKKSIDDFRGLISNIERAIGTLQVKHLKKLSLHSDISAERIDLIISSLMKIRKSVLAGEGFKKAMEEAA
- the hxsB gene encoding His-Xaa-Ser system radical SAM maturase HxsB translates to MKGIYKFLPFRFTRINDSVLLANDVGDYYFLKEKTFKQFVKKQIDINSQDYFDLQSKFMAYHEYLPETIDLLATRYRTKKRFLYDFTSLHMFVVTHRCNNKCSYCHASSDDESLSKEYDMNLETAKKCVNLAFQSPSSNIKIEFQGGEPLLAFDAVKNIVEYANEINETIKKNVDFVICTNLTTITSSQMDYLKKNNILISTSLDGPPEIHDKCRRTRRDTNTHYMVIENLSWAMNILGRDKVTALTTVTPYNINKLHDVIDEYLRHGLISIFLRMINPYGSAIKNWDTIGYTHDEFVKYYKEALDYIIQLNIAGQYFPEEFATLLLTKIMTPFATGFVDLQSPTGVGIGGVIYEVNGDVFAADEARMLAKMTGDKTFCLGNAHTDSWHKIFCSPKLKSIVSNSCIEAIPGCAWCVYQPYCGNDPIRNHTQHGHFIGNSARTDFCHKHKAIFNIIFEYLQRNDSSIINVFWSWVTRRNTFEMNNNIISS
- a CDS encoding DUF488 family protein, with the translated sequence MIYTIGYQKSNLKHIISIMDAKDIGLLVDVRSVPYSRVPVKYEFNKNRLIEELKERYLWVGDICGGKSGNPVPQKCINEIIRLHKGRGFNLLLMCMENHPCDCHRLYDISRRLVKAGEVPVHLFDGNEVEMHVLSERFCKERGDKRREKR
- the hxsC gene encoding His-Xaa-Ser system radical SAM maturase HxsC; this translates as MRSFKTITNNNKMCICKITSKCVDANGTISYFASMSNGNTCIILEARAYTPENYTGFVYRIYDDNQALDVGDIVRFEETGHGTVIYENKSFSNAIFLTEKCNCRCIMCPQPPKSIDNFDHINLSRNTLSLLDSETEVIGITGGEPTMVWEDLMEVLTICRTKLPKTSIQLLTNARVLKDFGKTQELSIAGGKNLIVCIPVYADVYSIHDKIVSVKGAFWETINGIYNLERLNIKIELRTVISKLNYSRLTNWSEFIYRNLPFVSHIALMGLEPTGLALKNIDEVWIDPLEYMPMLEEATKLLYQRNMNVSIYNHQLCTLPKKLWGFSKKSISEWKNIYLIECIACNKKNECGGFFKSSEKIRGRNISPFI
- a CDS encoding DNA/RNA non-specific endonuclease translates to MKHINKIISVNLLLFILLYGTLLSFAVTPTSWSGKVIEVLDGDIIKVLHENHEETIILAEVDCPKVDQPFGSIAKNFTSYLSLGKIITVKPVGTDGNSHIVAHIILPDRHDLNEDLVEAGLAWVLPSTSTKNALLDKEAQARSDKLGIWSETNPIPPWEWNINIRQAENERLLSNIQETSPLSKDEINTSISQNLKYESDEKDSFVIYRGFVVNFNCLKKGPNFTIHRLTAEQISTDHGEKAKRRSSFFIDDHHLKSCSATNNDYKKSGYDRGHMVPAGDFYWNQLLKNETFVLTNISPQSPNLNRGIWVFLENTIRDRVTKTRHTFYIITGVIYSETKSDVMGLSKVEVPDSFYKIIFDSDNNEMYGFLINNDLDSYDRSLKSYQVSIDYIEKLANEDFFDNLPDMLENSIESSTIYLN
- a CDS encoding peptidoglycan-binding protein, which encodes MSKKMFLKIWAGVLSSLSLSATESVADLQIYQREPANDKFEIIMESSKPDIFLKHAKETYSDSMLFAGHRSHRSHQSHYSSYSNPDKTTNTSTKSTEKTIYTPSTNPDTTTSPENSIYTPSTNQNTNTSKKLKELNSTDIKMIQFSLNLLGFSANKVDGIMSSGTKSAIEKFQTSENLTVSGKMDGQTCLFLARKLKENFPDNADAKAVHTHLMSLYMKLESSTLEITN
- a CDS encoding MBOAT family O-acyltransferase, whose amino-acid sequence is MKIIIPSFGIPSFYNIHNITLPIGISFYTFQAISYCLDIYNKKYIPEKQFSKFALYISFFPKLLAGPIERADNLLPQFNNLPTINLNAVLNGVKRILWGLFKKIVIADKLALIVDLVYGNPYGNNGFTFLLTTYIFAFQIYCDFSGYCDIAIGTAQLFGYRLSENFQKPYLATSIADFWKRWHITLMSWFKDYIYIPLGGNTVSTYRWYRNIMIVFLVSGLWHGASLNFVIWGAIHGLFYVSGVMTANVREYIAEKIGLNKYDKLHKLIKTIVTFNLVSLGWIFFRANNLTSATYIIKTIMSDMFSLADLIPNDTYNLWSIFKIQGISQLELITYLLLLIFFFLNETFDWIERYYYKADINHVTIKELCLLNIIICSLLFLGDIGGKSFIYFIF